A single region of the Streptomyces sp. NBC_01803 genome encodes:
- a CDS encoding ABC transporter ATP-binding protein, which produces MAIALDKLEREGTTDTAAYAVRFDHVSKSFGRPGKQQLVLDDISLDVAPGEFVTLIGASGCGKSTLLNLTAGLDAASAGTISVPGGRPALMFQEHALFPWLTAGKNIELALRLRGVPKNERRPEAERLLALVRLQGAYDKRVHELSGGMRQRVALARALAQASRLLLMDEPFAALDAITRDVLHEELTRIWTETGVSVLFVTHNVREAVRLAQRVILLSSRPGRIAHEWRVGIDQPRRIEDAAVSALSVEITERLREEIRRHGQQ; this is translated from the coding sequence ATGGCCATCGCCCTCGACAAGCTGGAACGCGAAGGCACCACCGACACCGCCGCGTACGCGGTCCGATTCGACCACGTGTCGAAATCCTTCGGCCGTCCCGGCAAGCAGCAGCTCGTGCTGGACGACATCAGCCTCGACGTCGCGCCTGGGGAGTTCGTCACCCTGATCGGCGCGTCGGGCTGCGGCAAGTCCACCTTGCTCAACCTGACGGCCGGACTCGACGCGGCGTCCGCCGGGACCATCTCGGTTCCCGGCGGGCGCCCCGCCCTGATGTTCCAGGAGCACGCGCTCTTCCCATGGCTGACCGCGGGCAAGAACATCGAGCTGGCCCTGCGCCTGCGCGGGGTCCCCAAGAACGAACGCCGCCCCGAGGCCGAGCGGCTGCTCGCTCTCGTCCGGCTCCAGGGCGCCTACGACAAGCGCGTCCACGAGCTGTCCGGCGGCATGCGGCAGCGCGTGGCGCTCGCCCGGGCGCTCGCCCAGGCCAGCCGGCTGCTGCTGATGGACGAGCCGTTCGCAGCGCTCGACGCCATCACCCGTGACGTGCTGCACGAGGAGCTGACGCGGATCTGGACCGAGACCGGCGTCTCCGTCCTGTTCGTCACGCACAACGTGCGCGAGGCCGTGCGGCTCGCGCAGCGCGTCATCCTGCTGTCCTCCCGGCCCGGCCGGATCGCGCACGAGTGGCGCGTCGGCATCGACCAGCCGCGCCGCATCGAGGACGCCGCCGTCTCCGCGCTCTCCGTGGAGATCACCGAACGCCTCCGGGAGGAGATCCGCCGCCATGGCCAGCAGTGA
- a CDS encoding ABC transporter substrate-binding protein, which yields MNTARSRAIRPTRRLITAAAALPLLIGTLAACGYGSDSDDGAEAPSGDATQSGESLSTDEVSIGYFANLTHATAVVGLQENGGLIRQELGGTDVTTQIFNAGPAAIEALNAGSVDVTFIGPNPAINGFAQSGGESLRIVSGAASGGASLVVDPDEIQSIEDLEGKNIATPQLGNTQDVALLSFLAENGYEVDAEAGTGDVSVLRIPNADIPAAFDGGDIDGAWVPEPTASKLIAGGAETLLDEGELWDDGRYVTTHVIASQEFLAEHEDVVEAIVRGVVRTNLWINENPEDAKTAFNAELAGLPGGSELPAEILDPAFDHVEFTNDPLATTLATGAENAISAGLLEDTDLTGIYDLSILNRVLAEEGLPEITDDAGLGVE from the coding sequence ATGAACACCGCTCGTTCGCGTGCCATAAGACCCACCCGCCGCCTGATCACGGCCGCGGCAGCCCTCCCCCTGCTGATCGGCACACTGGCCGCCTGCGGCTACGGCTCCGACTCCGACGACGGCGCCGAGGCGCCGTCGGGCGACGCGACCCAGAGCGGTGAGAGCCTCTCCACCGACGAGGTATCGATCGGCTACTTCGCCAACCTCACGCACGCGACCGCGGTCGTCGGCCTCCAGGAGAACGGCGGCCTGATCCGGCAGGAGCTGGGCGGCACGGACGTGACCACCCAGATCTTCAACGCCGGCCCCGCCGCGATCGAGGCACTCAACGCGGGCTCGGTCGACGTCACGTTCATCGGCCCGAACCCGGCGATCAACGGCTTCGCCCAGTCCGGCGGCGAGAGCCTGCGCATCGTCTCGGGCGCGGCCTCCGGCGGCGCGTCCCTGGTGGTCGACCCGGACGAGATCCAGAGCATCGAGGACCTCGAGGGCAAGAACATCGCGACGCCGCAGCTCGGCAACACCCAGGACGTGGCCCTGCTGAGCTTCCTGGCCGAGAACGGCTACGAGGTGGACGCGGAGGCCGGCACCGGCGACGTCTCCGTGCTGCGCATCCCGAACGCGGACATCCCCGCCGCGTTCGACGGCGGCGACATCGACGGCGCCTGGGTCCCCGAGCCCACCGCGTCGAAGCTGATCGCCGGCGGCGCCGAGACGCTGCTGGACGAGGGCGAGCTGTGGGACGACGGACGGTACGTGACGACCCACGTCATCGCCTCGCAGGAGTTCCTGGCCGAGCACGAGGACGTCGTCGAGGCGATCGTGCGCGGCGTGGTCCGCACCAACCTCTGGATCAACGAGAACCCGGAGGACGCCAAGACCGCGTTCAACGCGGAGCTGGCCGGGCTCCCCGGCGGCAGTGAGCTCCCGGCGGAGATCCTGGACCCGGCGTTCGACCACGTCGAGTTCACCAACGACCCGCTGGCCACCACCCTGGCCACCGGCGCGGAGAACGCGATCAGCGCCGGGCTGCTGGAGGACACGGATCTGACGGGCATCTACGACCTGTCGATCCTCAACCGGGTGCTGGCCGAAGAGGGCCTGCCGGAGATCACCGACGACGCCGGCCTCGGCGTCGAGTAG